One genomic region from Torulaspora delbrueckii CBS 1146 chromosome 4, complete genome encodes:
- the SPT16 gene encoding chromatin-remodeling protein SPT16 (similar to Saccharomyces cerevisiae SPT16 (YGL207W); ancestral locus Anc_3.516) yields the protein MEELNIDFDLFKKRVLSLHSEYPKFENSPNSLVFVFGSSNDENPYQKTTILHNWLLSYEFRATVIVLVPEKIIVITSAAKAKHLEKAVDLFKDEKVKLELWQRNSKEPEHNKKLFVDAIQLMKEAGKAVGTPEKNSYQGKFMTEWNPLWEEAVKENGLEVFDISLGLSKIWEVKDETEQALLSVASKASDKFMDLMADEMVSAVDEELKITNAKLSDKIENKIDDVKFLKKMSTDLASLCPSGHKFSIDFLDWTYSPIIQSGSKFDLRVSARSNNDQLQGNGCILASCGIRYNNYCSNVTRTFLIDPSEEMVRNYDFVLELQKEIIENQLKEGRLAKDVYNSVYEYIEKNRPDLVANFTKNIGSLMGLEFRDSTFILNAKNETRKIQAGDCFNISFGFNNLKDSKTGKSYALQQADTVVLSLDTAEPQILTKCAKSKAQISFYFNNEEENEKSKPKKASKPEPNSKILKTKLRGDARGESEENQKEQIRKENQKKLHDKLQKDGLLRFSAADANGAGSEPRQYFKKYESYVRDSQIPTNVRDLRIHVDWKSQTIILPIFGRPVPFHINSYKNGSKNEEGEYTYIRLNFHSPGAGGISKKVEELPYEDSPDNQFFRSITLRSQDGDRISEAFKQITDLKKESTKREQERKVLADVIQQDKLIENRSGRTKRLDQIFVRPSPDSKRVPSTVFIHENGIRYQSPLRTDSRIDILFSNIKNLIFQSCKGELIVIIHIHLKNPILMGKKKIQDVQFYREASDMAVDETSIGRKSQMKFRRYGDEDELEQEQEERRKRAALDKEFKYFADAIAEASNGMLTVESTFRDLGFQGVPSRSAVFCMPTTDCLVQLIEPPFLVINLEEVEICILERVQFGLKNFDMVFVYKDFNKPVTHVNTVPIESLDFLKQWLTDMDIPYTVSSINLNWSTIMKSLQEDPHQFFLDGGWTFLATGSDDEASDASEEEISEYEASEEDPSDESAFSDEDAYSEEEDFSDEGSEEVSGGDESEEGDDWDELEKKAAKADRGHRD from the coding sequence caccaaattcaCTAGTGTTCGTgtttggttcttcaaatgatgaaaatcCTTACCAGAAGACCACGATTCTGCACAATTGGTTATTAAGTTATGAGTTTCGTGCTACTGTTATCGTTTTGGTTCCTGAAAAGATTATTGTTATAACTAGTGCAGCTAAAGCCAAGCATTTGGAGAAGGCTGTGGATCTCTTTAAGGATGAGAAAGTCAAATTAGAATTGTGGCAAAGAAATAGTAAAGAACCTGAGCATAATAAGAAACTCTTTGTAGATGCCATTCAACTGATGAAAGAAGCCGGGAAGGCAGTGGGAACGCCTGAGAAAAATTCGTACCAGGGTAAATTCATGACCGAATGGAACCCATTGTGGGAAGAAGCAGTTAAGGAAAATGGGCTTGAAGTATTCGATATATCCCTGGGTTTGTCTAAGATTTGGGAAGTAAAGGATGAGACTGAACAAGCATTGCTGTCAGTGGCAAGTAAAGCGTCAGACAAATTCATGGATTTAATGGCTGATGAGATGGTCAGTGCAGTTGatgaggaattgaagattaCAAACGCAAAGCTATCGGATAAAATCGAAAAcaagattgatgatgtGAAATTTTTAAAGAAAATGTCCACAGACCTCGCATCTCTGTGTCCGTCCGGTCATAAGTTCAGTATAGATTTTTTGGATTGGACCTATTCACCAATAATTCAATCAGGTAGTAAATTCGATTTGCGAGTCTCGGCTAGATCTAACAACGATCAGTTACAAGGTAACGGATGCATTTTAGCTTCATGTGGTATACGTTACAACAATTACTGTTCCAACGTTACAAGAACTTTTCTCATCGATCCTTCCGAGGAAATGGTTAGGAACTACGATTTTGTACTCGAATTGCAGAAGGAGATCATTGAGAACCAACTGAAGGAAGGGCGTTTGGCAAAGGATGTCTATAATTCGGTTTATGAATATATTGAGAAAAATAGACCAGATTTGGTTGCAAATTTCACAAAAAACATAGGGTCTTTGATGGGTCTGGAATTCAGAGACTCCACGTTCATATTAAATGCAAAGAACGAAACTAGAAAGATTCAAGCTGGTGATTGTTTCAACATTTCATTTGGTTTCAATAATTTAAAGGATAGTAAGACTGGCAAAAGTTACGCACTTCAACAAGCAGACACTGTTGTACTATCTTTGGACACAGCAGAGCCCCAgattttgaccaaatgCGCCAAATCAAAAGCTCAGATCTCGTTTTATTTCAACAACGAAGAGGAGAATGAAAAGAGTAAACCAAAGAAGGCTTCCAAGCCAGAGCCAAACTCCAAGATTTTAAAGACCAAGCTACGTGGTGATGCTCGTGGAGAGTCAGAGGAGAACCAAAAGGAACAGATCAGGAAAGAaaatcagaagaagttACATGACAAACTACAAAAAGATGGTTTGTTACGATTCAGTGCAGCGGATGCCAATGGTGCTGGGAGCGAACCTCGTCAATACTTCAAAAAATATGAGTCTTATGTTCGTGATTCGCAGATTCCTACCAATGTACGTGATTTGAGAATTCACGTTGATTGGAAAAGTCAAACGATCATTTTGCCCATTTTTGGTAGACCGGTGCCATTCCACATTAACTCTTACAAAAACGGTTCTAAAAACGAAGAAGGTGAGTACACTTATATTCGTCTAAATTTTCATTCTCCAGGTGCTGGTGGTATCTCTAAAAAGGTGGAAGAGCTTCCTTATGAGGATTCTCCAGACAATCAGTTTTTCCGTTCTATTACTCTGAGATCACAGGATGGGGACCGTATCAgtgaagctttcaaacaGATCACTGATCTGAAGAAGGAGTCTACGAAGCGTGAGCAAGAGCGTAAAGTCTTGGCTGACGTCATTCAACAGGACAAACTAATCGAAAACAGATCGGGCAGAACGAAGAGACTTGACCAAATCTTTGTTAGACCAAGTCCTGACAGTAAGCGTGTACCTAGTACGGTTTTTATCCACGAAAACGGTATCAGATATCAGTCACCCTTGAGGACCGACAGTAGAATTGATATCTTGTTCTCTAATATTAAGAACTTGATTTTCCAATCGTGCAAAGGTGAGCTGATTGTCATCATTCACAtccatttgaaaaatcctATTCTTATGGGTAAGAAAAAGATCCAGGATGTCCAATTCTACCGTGAAGCTTCTGACATGGCAGTTGACGAAACAAGCATAGGGAGAAAATCTCAGATGAAGTTCAGGAGAtatggtgatgaagatgagttggagcaagaacaggaagaaagaaggaagCGTGCAGCTCTCGATAAGGAgttcaaatattttgcAGATGCCATCGCTGAGGCATCAAATGGAATGCTTACCGTGGAAAGCACATTCAGAGATCTTGGGTTCCAAGGTGTTCCTAGCAGATCTGCTGTGTTCTGTATGCCAACAACCGACTGTTTAGTCCAGTTGATTGAACCCCCTTTCCTGGTGATAAACCTGGAAGAGGTCGAGATTTGTATCCTGGAAAGAGTCCAGTTCggattgaagaacttcgaTATGGTCTTTGTCTACAAAGATTTCAATAAGCCTGTTACTCATGTCAACACCGTTCCTATCGAATCACTGGATTTCCTAAAACAATGGTTGACCGACATGGATATCCCTTATACCGTTTCGTCCATCAACTTGAATTGGAGCACAATTATGAAATCATTGCAAGAAGATCCCcaccaatttttcctcGACGGTGGTTGGACTTTCTTGGCTACAGGATCTGACGATGAAGCTTCAGATGCCAGtgaggaagagatcagTGAATACGAGGCATCAGAAGAAGACCCATCAGATGAAAGTGCTTTCTCAGATGAAGACGCTTATTCCGAGGAGGAAGACTTCAGTGATGAAGGCAGTGAAGAAGTTAGTGGCGGTGATGAGAGTGAAGAAGGAGATGATTGGgatgaattggagaagaaagcagCAAAAGCGGACCGTGGCCATAGAGACTGA